The following coding sequences are from one Leishmania braziliensis MHOM/BR/75/M2904 complete genome, chromosome 36 window:
- a CDS encoding chromatin assembly factor 1 subunit b-like protein, translating into MSAHVGEVSLDGEAYCDSHRPLRVRTIEILWHFNERDEEAELLGLQSNMTEGITSIDYNPRCHRLVTTGGDGNIRLWVVHVNAVDAWLENNANDMLACCRHLCRMRTSWMPLTARWSPQGEMIASAHCDGKVCLWWRDPAGGSAAAAKDKDSSSSGLHGSPDSSDGDVEEWKAYRHLTGHISDVYDICFSADSRYLLSGGGDGSIVIHDLEGSTMPVLQLTDLHTKFCRGVAWDPWTRFLHTFGCGPSLLCFTHVPRNEGHHRRMHLAGQRKCQGNYIGESCALSYRRLCWSPDGLLLAVPYGKVTKAGHQQATSTANLLASIEAKEKAEAALQRAKDHPQEASLPKHRTVAGGSKNLYDAPVKVTREDGDDELDDMHHCVYVYTREAPDKIACRIGVRGFSEVRGVLWAPCFLEPLPTDEVLDRCPERRTDLSSAAPDGATAESTTTASSERPHSTGPATAEPLLSQLAALEAARQRRGAWGPAEYRMALAVWTSDAVIVYTTDSSSRHSDFTDLHMRSITDVAWSHDASHLYTASLDGYISVIAFGDSLAVAHRLPSFSTSPAVRSLCGLLERIEQISVSVEGSRSTGTSSVGAARRGTKTRGDTSAGAAEAATTSVAVVRKKKKTEKTCSDAVAPSVALKAVDIQQLEALISDV; encoded by the coding sequence ATGAGTGCCCATGTAGGAGAAGTCAGCCTTGACGGAGAGGCGTATTGTGATTCCCATCGgccgctgcgcgtgcgcaccaTTGAGATTTTGTGGCACTTCAATGAACGCGACGAAGAAGCGGAGCTTCTAGGCTTGCAGAGTAACATGACGGAAGGCATTACAAGCATCGACTACAACCCTCGTTGCCATCGTCTCGTTACCAcaggcggcgacggcaacaTACGCCTGTGGGTTGTGCACGTCAACGCGGTCGACGCTTGGCTTGAGAACAACGCAAACGACATgctggcgtgctgccgccacctgTGTCGTATGCGCACCTCTTGGATGCCGCTCACAGCGCGGTGGTCGCCACAAGGAGAGATGATAGCAAGCGCGCACTGTGACGGCAAGGTGTGTCTGTGGTGGCGCGACCCTGCCGGCggatcagcagcagcagcaaaggaTAAGGacagcagtagcagtggTCTACACGGGTCACCAGACAGCTCGGATGGCGATGTAGAGGAGTGGAAAGCGTACCGCCACCTGACAGGGCATATCAGTGATGTATATGACATCTGCTTCTCCGCTGACTCCCGCTACCTTctgagcggtggtggtgatggcagCATTGTCATTCACGATCTGGAAGGCTCTACGatgccggtgctgcagctcacTGATCTGCACACGAAGTTTTGCCGCGGTGTCGCATGGGATCCGTGGACGCGGTTTCTTCACACATTTGGTTGTgggccgtcgctgctgtgcttcacGCACGTGCCAAGGAACGAAGGCCACCATCGCCGCATGCATCTCGCCGGCCAGCGCAAGTGCCAAGGGAACTACATTGGCGAGTCGTGTGCCCTGTCCTACCGCCGCTTGTGTTGGTCACCAGACGGCTTACTGCTCGCTGTGCCGTACGGCAAGGTGACGAAGGCTGGTCACCAGCAGGCAACAAGCACAGCGAACCTATTGGCGTCCATcgaggcaaaggagaaggcggaagcggcgctgcagagagcgaaagacCATCCGCAGGAAGCTTCGTTGCCGAAGCACAGGACGGTGGCTGGTGGGAGTAAAAACCTCTACGACGCGCCTGTCAAAGTCACCAGAGAGGACGGCGATGACGAGCTGGATGACATGCACCACTGCGTGTATGTCTACACTCGAGAGGCACCGGATAAGATCGCCTGCCGAATTGGAGTGCGCGGGTTCAGTGAGGTGCGTGGCGTGCTATGGGCGCCGTGCTTCCTTGAGCCGCTGCCCACCGACGAGGTGCTGGACAGATGCCCAGAACGACGCACGGACCTTTCGAGCGCCGCACCCGACGGCGCAACGGCTGAATCGACGACAACAGCGTCGTCCGAGCGTCCACACAGCACCGGTCCAGCCACAGCAGAGCCTCTGCTGTCGCAGCTGGCGGCACTTGAAGCGGCACGTCAGCGCCGCGGTGCCTGGGGTCCGGCCGAATACCGCATGGCGCTTGCGGTGTGGACCTCAGATGCTGTTATAGTCTACACCACAGACAGCAGCTCTCGCCACAGCGACTTCACTGATTTGCACATGCGCAGCATCACCGACGTTGCTTGGAGTCACGACGCGTCTCACCTCTACACCGCCTCCCTTGATGGGTACATCAGCGTCATCGCATTTGGCGATTccttggcggtggcgcatcGATTACCGTCCTTCTCGACATCGCCGGCGGTGCGCTCGCTCTGTGGACTCTTGGAACGCATTGAGCAAATCAGCGTCAGCGTTGagggcagccgcagcaccggcacATCCTCAGTCGGAGCCGCGAGAAGAGGTACCAAGACTAGAGGCGACACCTCCGCcggagcagcagaagcggcTACGACCAGTGTTGCTGTAGtgcgaaagaaaaagaagacgGAAAAGACGTGTAGTGATGCTGTGGCACCGTCAGTGGCGCTCAAGGCTGTCGATATTCAGCAGCTGGAAGCCCTCATCTCGGACGTGTAA
- a CDS encoding putative C-4 sterol methyl oxidase: MESTKKPVKIPPIHTLRPCWSSVALHTAIYLLRHDFVTAVLAIFVVQPLYQQLILQNSYLQHLSTPALFTLVFAGLCHCVPWAFFNSIFFFFDSLHPQYGINGLKSNALLAPLGRRIAMYKLPRKVQQLPSAALILNTLVHTVINQYLVIPVVLYTCLVYTNSCARAPPPAAVIVGFTPEDIANYMSGRNLKKLPMRLVTITSHFLLANVINEVGFYTFHSILHSNPHLYRMFHKKHHMYTGTISIAAEYATPLEDILANAIPTVAYFSFMFFHYTREEAAESAFITSARAWPLFMTWVWARLWETYEVHSGYCFSDTWLGKIGLMHGHRARFHDFHHTHNVCNYGSGLFMDALLNTMDPYLIHRYPDKHRCTTTQHDLEAVNTETDKVHESS; encoded by the coding sequence ATGGAGTCCACAAAGAAGCCGGTGAAGATCCCGCCCATTCACACACTGCGGCCTTGTTGGTCTTCAGTGGCGCTGCACACCGCCATTTATCTACTTCGCCACGACTTTGTCACAGCCGTTCTTGCCATCTTTGTTGTACAGCCGCTGTATCAGCAGCTGATTCTCCAGAACAGCTATCTGCAGCAtctctccacccccgcccTCTTCACGCTGGTCTTTGCGGGGCTCTGCCACTGCGTGCCGTGGGCCTTCTTCAACAGcatcttcttcttctttgacAGCCTCCACCCTCAGTATGGGATCAATGGCCTAAAAAGCAACGCACTGCTTGCCCCGCTTGGGCGCAGGATAGCGATGTACAAACTTCCCCGCAAAGTGCAGCAACTACCATCGGCAGCGCTTATCCTCAACACGTTGGTACACACCGTGATCAATCAGTATCTGGTGATTCCAGTCGTTCTCTATACGTGTCTGGTCTACACAAACTCATGCGCGCGCGCCCCGCCGCCGGCAGCAGTGATTGTGGGCTTCACACCAGAGGACATTGCCAACTACATGAGTGGTCGCAACCTGAAGAAACTCCCGATGCGCCTTGTCACCATTACGTCGCACTTCCTACTAGCCAACGTGATTAACGAAGTCGGCTTCTACACTTTCCACAGCATCCTGCACTCCAACCCCCATCTGTATCGTATGTTTCATAAGAAGCATCACATGTACACGGGCACCATCAGCATCGCTGCCGAATACGCCACGCCGTTGGAGGACATTCTCGCAAACGCGATCCCGACTGTCGCGTACTTCTCCTTCATGTTCTTCCACTACACACGCGAGGAGGCAGCCGAGTCTGCCTTCATCACGTCAGCGCGGGCGTGGCCTCTCTTTATGACTTGGGTTTGGGCGCGCCTCTGGGAAACATACGAGGTGCACAGCGGCTACTGCTTCAGCGACACATGGTTAGGCAAGATTGGCCTAATGCACGGGCACCGCGCACGCTTTCACGACTTCCACCACACTCACAACGTCTGCAACTATGGCAGCGGCCTCTTCATGGACGCGCTGCTCAACACGATGGATCCGTATCTGATCCACCGCTACCCAGACAAGCACCGGTGCACGACAACGCAGCACGATCTGGAAGCAGTCAATACGGAGACGGACAAGGTACACGAGAGTTCGTAA
- a CDS encoding putative nucleoporin interacting component (NUP93): MFSSTSTITPRRLGSAGPGGDDASALRVMPSTGDPTDEVRASLASLTARAQRLVAERNAEQLLRNGFGLFEASRKAAEKARHQASKCQSTSEGYAPATHASVELFMTQHLGFDAQAQQRLLLQLQHRHAQLGVDLGPIDALPGTEASGFMGIADVDAVVAELKNDILLDVQHAVHRRQTSIVRDQVDTLFKAAWHPFYVRIADDYEALAMGASELACGKAGPSGRLSATDTAASSAHTFAGAGSGASKSLVDILNSGSALATELNHRIAAFAAIVEEYAPAQWVTHFTAYVTETSLNGRDDLTVLWASIVQIIEPMQRRGSEVDILSYVASSRRVMERKSLSRLLERMLRMDPIRFEEVENLSASHLLDIIARSCGATNHWMHAFVAMRVGRYDVAQLATDAIGIQSVRDAVAKVAAAPPAERNTMPPASDLQPVYAEAKTKEDPYRQAVLIVLLAGRTGENPAVVLRTLLNLAQRVTDSLEDALWLRLSCIRGVDKSAQVSPVQSLRTLQRAVLDDMQELVSITQGNAYRLASFFIHALLPSTGLRLLLENSITHVDGFHMTLCFNAQNLLQGRLHSALEAPIDIARHMSRYCSVVLLDVDRRIRATVFAGTAMFAYFHKSGLTEAFVECCLKDLICARLLGPRNTVGGHDSLLLRAGTGALSEELLKALIQVAEAASARSEVAKATHVLLAVACLANQLHRPELQQRALRRAVQIMSPALAQVLHLPSRSSVVSDVLSQAAQLQQAVNAVPHHLHDEAVGAQDYQTFAQLCRMADVYAFNVNGNVSDAVDTFLQLPFVPPPNTAVTGGVDAYVEAYCNAPGSVQLGASAALRVAISAAGQLLQYYARNSTGDSADVDDKRLRLLHRMQTVLEWARQCCARTSVAYPAVAEEFERAYLC, translated from the coding sequence ATGTTTAGCTCGACTTCCACTATTACCCCTCGGCGACTCGGCAGCGCCGGCCCTGGCGGCGACGATGCCTCAGCCTTGCGCGTCATGCCTTCAACCGGTGATCCTACTGACGAAGTACGCGCCTCGCTCGCCAGCCTCACGGCGCGGGCACAGAGGCTCGTTGCGGAAAGAAATGCTGAGCAGCTCCTGCGCAACGGGTTTGGCCTTTTCGAGGCCTCCCGCAAGGCTGCCGAAAAGGCGCGGCACCAGGCGAGCAAATGCCAGTCCACTAGCGAGGGCTATGCTCCAGCCACTCACGCGTCAGTGGAATTGTTCATGACTCAGCACCTTGGGTTTGATGCtcaagcgcagcagcgtctgctgctgcagctgcagcaccgccacgctcAGCTCGGTGTGGATCTCGGCCCGATCGACGCCCTGCCGGGCACCGAGGCCTCGGGCTTTATGGGGATCGCGGACGTggacgcggtggtggcagagcTGAAGAATGATATCTTGCTCGACGTCCAGCACGCTGTGCACCGACGTCAAACAAGCATCGTGCGGGACCAGGTCGACACTCTCTTCAAGGCTGCATGGCATCCCTTCTACGTGCGCATCGCGGACGACTACGAGGCGCTGGCCATGGGGGCAAGCGAGCTCGCCTGTGGGAAGGCAGGACCCAGTGGTCGCCTGTCCGCCACGGACActgccgcctcgtccgcACACACATTTGCCGGCGCAGGCAGCGGAGCTAGCAAGTCGCTGGTGGACATACTCAACAGCGGCTCTGCGCTGGCCACCGAACTGAACCACCGCATTGCCGCCTTTGCCGCCATTGTTGAGGAGTACGCACCGGCGCAGTGGGTAACGCACTTCACCGCCTACGTCACGGAGACGTCTCTGAACGGGAGGGATGACTTGACAGTGCTGTGGGCGTCCATTGTGCAGATTATCGAACCAATGCAGCGGCGTGGCTCGGAGGTCGACATCCTGTCTTACGTGGCCAGCAGTCGTCGCGTGATGGAGCGCAAGTCACTGAGTCGGCTTCTGGAGCGGATGTTGCGCATGGACCCCATACGCttcgaggaggtggagaactTGAGCGCGTCGCACCTGCTGGACATAATCGCGCGCTCGTGCGGTGCGACAAACCACTGGATGCATGCGTTTGTCGCGATGCGTGTGGGTCGCTACGATGTGGCGCAACTGGCGACGGATGCTATAGGAATTCAGTCCGTGCGCGATGCGGTGGCGAAGGtggccgcagcacctcctgccgAGCGCAACACCATGCCTCCCGCGTCCGATCTTCAGCCTGTCTACGCCGAAGCGAAAACAAAGGAAGACCCATATCGGCAGGCCGTACTGATTGTTCTGCTTGCTGGCCGCACGGGTGAAAACCCAGCAGTTGTCCTGCGAACCCTGCTGAACCTAGCACAAAGGGTGACGGACTCGCTAGAAGATGCGTTGTGGCTGCGACTCTCGTGCATTCGCGGCGTAGACAAGTCAGCGCAGGTTTCCCCCGTTCAGAGCCTCCGCACGCTTCAGCGTGCAGTTCTTGATGATATGCAGGAGCTTGTAAGCATCACGCAGGGCAACGCGTACCGTCTGGCATCTTTTTTTATTCACGCCTTGCTTCCCTCGACCGGTCTGCGTCTGCTGTTAGAAAACAGCATTACCCATGTAGACGGCTTTCACATGACGCTGTGCTTCAACGCGCAGAACCTCTTGCAAGGTAGGTTGCACTCTGCACTCGAGGCTCCAATCGATATTGCTCGTCACATGAGCCGCTACTGCTCGGTGGTGTTGCTGGACGTCGATCGCCGCATTCGTGCCACCGTCTTTGCAGGGACGGCGATGTTCGCCTATTTCCACAAAAGCGGTCTCACGGAGGCATTTGTGGAGTGCTGCTTGAAGGACCTCATTTGCGCGCGGCTGCTGGGCCCGCGCAACACTGTGGGCGGGCACGattcactgctgctgcgagccGGCACCGGTGCGCTTTCAGAGGAACTCCTAAAGGCACTCATCCAAGTCGCGGAGGCCGCTTCGGCTCGTAGCGAGGTTGCGAAAGCTACTcacgtgctgctggcggtcGCTTGCCTCGCGAACCAGCTTCACCGACCAGAGCTACAGCAGCGGGCTCTACGGCGCGCAGTGCAGATAATGTCCCCTGCTCTGGCACAAGTGCTGCATCTtccatcgcgcagcagcgttgtGTCAGACGTCTTGTCGCAGGCGGCGCAACTGCAGCAGGCAGTGAACGCTGTCCCGCATCATCTGCATGACGAGGCCGTCGGCGCACAGGACTACCAAACGTttgcgcagctgtgccgcaTGGCGGACGTGTATGCCTTTAATGTCAACGGCAACGTTAGCGACGCCGTGGATACattcctgcagctgccatTTGTGCCGCCACCAAACACTGCCGTGACGGGAGGTGTGGACGCCTACGTTGAAGCGTACTGCAATGCGCCTGGAAGCGTGCAACTAGGCGCAAGTGCCGCGCTACGGGTTGCCAtctcagcagcagggcaaCTTCTTCAGTACTACGCACGCAACAGCACCGGAGACAGTGCTGACGTCGATGACAAGAGACTCCGCCTGCTACACCGAATGCAAACCGTGCTTGAGTGGGCTCGTcagtgctgcgcgcggacCAGTGTTGCATACCCGGCCGTCGCAGAGGAATTCGAACGCGCGTATCTCTGCTGA
- a CDS encoding putative acid phosphatase — MCVTALVSVFGLGSAGPNEHSAGPDPIDAAHPRLDINWTEQSVNSHKTKAERNEILESKLVLTKLVVLNRHGHRAPNAPFWKMCPNDIKSRKRYDVGAEDLTGLGMEEEYNFGQFLRDTYRDFIGNKFNRTLHYLRAVGEPRILQSAMAVAQGIFPDGFGPGGYLPSRPQFVPIFSDMDTHEYLLDNVPCFRRAENDSHQWVDKHFKDFINDPSTSRVLSMIKKVCGEYTGKAGAYAYIKTVADGLTFNSDFGLKVAKGKLAPQMLFSIRNISLQLLMQRLYGTDEQQTYMAADLPRSILQTLSHTHLGETPEQLNDFTDTRQESTFYFMHREALYALAQFFGFQYSVPGLPPGEVPVATSIIMEKLALHRDQDSHNASTYVRMTLWTPYNGIYTIPIPTCRIPELCELKELRHIYNTRVERTGTWEQLCHYTPQEIDHTTDIR; from the coding sequence ATGTGTGTGACGGCTCTTGTCTCGGTCTTTGGCCTCGGTTCTGCGGGACCCAATGAGCATTCAGCAGGGCCTGACCCGATCGACGCCGCGCATCCCCGCTTGGACATCAACTGGACGGAGCAGAGCGTGAACTCACATAAAACTAAAGCGGAGCGCAATGAAATTCTCGAGAGCAAGCTGGTGCTGACAAAGCTGGTGGTGCTCAATCGCCACGGTCACCGTGCACCGAACGCACCCTTCTGGAAGATGTGCCCCAACGACATAAAGAGCAGGAAGCGCTACGACGTCGGTGCAGAGGACTTGACTGGGCTCGGCATGGAGGAAGAGTACAACTTCGGCCAGTTTCTGCGAGACACCTACCGCGACTTTATTGGCAACAAGTTCAACCGTACGCTGCACTACCTCCGCGCTGTTGGCGAGCCGCGCATCTTGCagtcggcgatggcggtggccCAAGGGATCTTCCCAGACGGATTCGGCCCGGGCGGCTACTTGCCATCGCGGCCACAGTTTGTGCCCATCTTCTCCGATATGGATACGCATGAGTATCTACTCGATAACGTGCCATGTTTCCGGCGGGCTGAGAACGACTCGCATCAGTGGGTCGACAAGCACTTTAAGGACTTCATCAATGACCCTAGCACGAGCCGTGTGCTGAGCATGATAAAGAAAGTGTGCGGTGAGTACACCGGCAAGGCGGGAGCCTACGCCTACATCAAGACTGTGGCAGACGGTCTCACGTTCAACAGCGACTTCGGTCTGAAGGTGGCGAAGGGCAAGCTGGCACCACAGATGCTGTTCAGCATTCGCAACAtctcgctgcagctcctcatgCAGCGCCTGTATGGCACAGACGAGCAACAGACGTACATGGCAGCTGACCTCCCCCGCAGCATCCTGCAGACACTTAGCCATACCCACCTCGGAGAGACCCCCGAGCAGCTGAACGACTTCACTGACACACGGCAGGAGTCCACCTTCTACTTTATGCACCGCGAAGCCCTCTACGCCCTCGCGCAGTTTTTTGGATTTCAGTACAGCGTGCCTGGGTTGCCGCCAGGTGAGGTGCCCGTGGCGACTTCCATCATCATGGAGAAACTCGCGCTACATCGCGACCAGGACTCTCACAACGCCTCCACATACGTCCGCATGACGCTCTGGACGCCGTACAACGGCATCTACACGATACCTATCCCCACCTGTCGCATTCCTGAGCTGTGTGAGCTGAAGGAACTGCGGCACATCTACAACACCCGTGTGGAGCGCACGGGTACATGggagcagctgtgccacTACACACCGCAGGAAATCGACCACACGACAGACATTCGTTGA
- a CDS encoding putative DEAD/DEAH box helicase translates to MTGGPREADLLFDVLGEPAAPPLNAVLQPNAQNPTAWQPLRNAPSGPSTDAGGEGWISDASTTACSQHIQQVVRQAVLNPLRSSPSQIDGSESHEAKRRESVAPPSQTELSSQYKVIMVDALGMPVDLPRGAPQSFEDLLQLSPSILQTQLQKLMERKHYRTLTPVQAAAMPFMLEYRDLLCIAPTATGKTLCYVYTALLHLLLKDMGDRPTAAATTTAGNENSAVSLNRRQVETFLQEKIDKGEVCPYCELSISEVRVCPMTGFPHPSVSELETSLALRSKERRAMRLEELQSSVAEPRVLVLVPNSQLASQVAAVFRSLHCDYRIHCIVRASSAEEQRKYLQALEGGVDVLVASPETILPALYKHKLSLRRVQTVVMDEVDDIVSVNHFEPMKIILGALPKGVLRPQRLLLGASLPPVAYGMIKTKMLLPSHRFVLVDLKTQAEQSRAAHSTLASSSLSSSSPHQPNPGENGDDPAAALSATVTGGLLTARTNLRHLVFMVGRAEKVQKLAWLYETGKLNPDQRTLIFCNTRHNVAYVCDKMKALVSQVNFTTLTSHASSTAREGVLKMFRTGVSTALICTDLLSRGIDFQGVVYVVHYDMPADMETWTHRCGRCGRGDSLRGRGYTYTFFQPENIKLAKPLVGYLRQHQQLVPPKLREYAKQSFIDLFNNSLFHHPTRPYRKDDPQNSTPVLGRGTRRFPDYKQGTIHKHFRPQ, encoded by the coding sequence ATGACTGGTGGCCCCCGAGAAGCGGACCTGCTGTTTGACGTGCTCGGAgagcctgcagctccgcccctgaatgctgtgctgcagcccaACGCACAAAACCCCACAGCGTGGCAACCGTTGCGCAATGCCCCGTCAGGGCCTTCAACTGACGCaggtggagaggggtggaTCTCGGATGCATCGACGACCGCATGCTCTCAGCATATCCAGCAAGTAGTTCGACAGGCGGTGCTTAATCCTTTGCGCAGCTCACCCTCTCAAATTGACGGCAGCGAATCACATGAAGCAAAGCGCCGCGAGAGTGTCGCGCCGCCTTCGCAGACGGAATTGTCGTCGCAGTACAAGGTGATAATGGTGGACGCGCTAGGGATGCCAGTGGATTTGCCAAGAGGTGCGCCACAGAGCTTTGAGGACCTGCTTCAGCTCTCGCCGTCGATCCTGCAGACacagctgcagaagctgaTGGAGCGCAAGCACTACCGCACCCTCACCCCTGTGCAGGCCGCCGCCATGCCGTTTATGCTGGAGTACCGTGATCTGCTCTGTATAGCGCCAACTGCGACTGGCAAGACCCTCTGCTATGTCTACACAGctctcctgcacctcctgctaAAAGACATGGGCGATCGACCAACCGCGGCCGCAACAACGACCGCGGGCAACGAGAACAGCGCTGTGAGTCTGAACCGGCGGCAAGTGGAAACCTTTCTGCAGGAAAAAATCGACAAAGGGGAAGTCTGCCCCTATTGCGAGCTGAGCATCAGcgaggtgcgcgtgtgcccgATGACAGGCTTTCCGCACCCATCTGTGTCTGAGCTCGAGACCAGCCTCGCTCTTCGATCAAAGGAGCGCCGTGCGATGCGGCTGGAAGAGCTACAATCCTCTGTCGCGGAGCCGCGCGTCCTGGTGCTGGTGCCGAATAGTCAGTTAGCCTCTCAGGTCGCTGCCGTGTTCCGCTCTCTTCATTGCGACTACAGGATCCACTGCATAGTAcgcgcctccagcgcagaGGAACAGCGCAAGTACCTGCAAGCGCTGGAGGGCGGCGTCGACGTGCTCGTTGCCTCCCCAGAAACCATACTGCCAGCGCTATACAAGCATAAACTGTCCTTGAGGCGAGTGCAGACAGTGGTGATGGATGAGGTGGACGACATCGTCTCTGTGAATCACTTCGAGCCCATGAAGATCATCCTTGGAGCGCTCCCAAAGGGCGTTCTACGGCCGCAGCGACTTCTGCTGGGTGCCTCGCTTCCACCTGTTGCCTATGGAATGATCAAGACAAAGATGCTGCTTCCATCTCACAGATTTGTGCTCGTCGACCTCAAAACCCAGGCAGAGCAAAGCCGTGCTGCGCATTCTACTTTAGCATCGTCATCgttgtcgtcctcctctccccaccaGCCAAACCCAGGGGAGAACGGTGATGaccctgcagctgccttgTCCGCCACCGTGACGGGTGGCCTCCTGACCGCGCGCACGAATCTGCGCCACCTTGTGTTTATGGTGGGGCGCGCCGAGAAGGTGCAGAAGCTGGCGTGGCTGTACGAGACCGGGAAGCTCAACCCAGACCAGCGTACCCTCATTTTCTGCAACACACGCCACAACGTCGCCTACGTGTGCGATAAGATGAAGGCATTAGTTTCGCAGGTGAACTTTACCACGCTGACCTCGCACGCCTCGTCGACGGCGCGGGAAGGCGTACTGAAGATGTTCCGAACAGGGGTGTCGACTGCCCTTATCTGTACAGACCTGCTGAGTCGCGGAATTGACTTCCAGGGCGTGGTCTACGTCGTGCACTACGACATGCCAGCGGACATGGAAACCTGGACGCACCGGTGCGGCCGTTGCGGTCGTGGAGACTCGTTGCGGGGCAGAGGGTACACATATACCTTTTTTCAGCCAGAGAACATCAAGCTGGCAAAGCCACTGGTTGGATATCTCCGCCAGCATCAACAGCTGGTGCCACCGAAGCTGCGCGAGTACGCGAAGCAGTCTTTCATTGACCTGTTCAACAACTCGCTCTTCCACCATCCGACGCGGCCATACCGCAAGGATGATCCACAGAATAGCACACCGGTTCTCGGCAGAGGAACGCGACGCTTCCCTGACTACAAGCAGGGTACCATTCACAAACACTTCCGGCCACAGTga